One genomic segment of Ipomoea triloba cultivar NCNSP0323 chromosome 9, ASM357664v1 includes these proteins:
- the LOC116029951 gene encoding katanin p80 WD40 repeat-containing subunit B1 homolog isoform X2, translating to MAKRGYKLQEFVAHSGNVNCLRFGKKTCRMFLTGGDDHSVNLWSIGKPTSTSTLSGHTSPVESIAFDSAEILVAAGSSSGLVKLWDLEDTKMIRTLSGHRSYCTALEFHPFGEFFASGSMDTNLKIWDIRKKGCIHTYKGHTRGISTIRFTPDGRWVVSGGFDNVVKIWDLTAGKLLHDFKFHEGHIRSIDFHPLEFLLATGSADRTVKFWDLETFEMIGSVRREATGVRSIAFHPDGRTLFCGLDDSLKVYSWEPVICHDSIDMGWSTLGDLCIHDGKLLGGTYYQNSVGVWVADISLIEPYGMNAERNSNLEQKREHKESTVEMLGSNRNSNSSLRCSSPDFDSKEIKNIYVDSEDPVTTKKVASFPPPEVIPSPDPKESDLLSTQKQNSVKVMHTKPTNNKSFIAPVLVPHDSPDGKDFASSRRETISTTRASAPKPSHLRRPSNNFDMEKTIETELAENVSNENDSTIKNDEEKSEKTSLQSAIPDQGNGNAALESTKGLSSVKVVNGVAVVRGRTRSLVERFERREISQVNDASSPETVLYPKPEEVERVDRTERSKADDSHTTDTVPHSKPEETKPPPLPVERVDRTGTLKADDSRTTDTVPRSKPEETKPPPSPVEKFNRRERLKADAAQIPDSVPRSKPEPTKTPPSPVKRFDRRERLRADAARIHNTVPHSKPEEAKRSPLPVERFDRRERLKAGDAHSSDTVLYFKPEEAKETPLPITNTQIVGRDETAESDNNIIENLMQNHDILLSTFRSRLTKLQVVRHFWERNDIKGAINALKKLPDHSVQADVVSVLIERMEVITLDLFSSLLPVLLALLDSKIERHANVSLEMLLKLVAIFGPMVRSAASARPSVGVDLHAEQRIECCRQCLAHLQIIQKIIPTLIQRGGLVAKSALQLNLVLQQ from the exons ATGGCGAAGCGTGGATATAAATTGC AGGAGTTTGTGGCGCATTCCGGGAATGTGAACTGTTTAAGGTTTGGGAAGAAGACATGTCGGATGTTCCTCACTGGGGGTGATGATCACAGTGTGAATCTTTGGTCCATTGGCAAACCAACCTCCACATCT ACCCTATCTGGCCACACAAGTCCAGTAGAGTCTATAGCTTTTGATTCAGCTGAGATTTTAGTGGCTGCTGGATCTTCATCCGGGTTAGTAAAGCTGTGGGATCTAGAAGATACAAAAA TGATTCGCACGCTTAGTGGACACAGATCCTATTGCACTGCTCTTGAATTTCATCCATTTGGTGAATTTTTTGCTTCTGGTTCTATGGACACTAATCTAAAGATATGGGATATAAGAAAGAAAGGATGCATACACACATACAAAGGGCACACGCGAGGAATTAGCACCATAAGATTCACTCCTGATGGTCGGTGGGTAGTTTCTGGTGGATTCGACAATGTTGTTAAG ATATGGGATCTAACGGCTGGAAAGCTTTTACATGATTTCAAGTTCCATGAAGGACATATTCGATCCATAGATTTCCATCCTCTTGAGTTTCTTCTAGCAACAG GTTCAGCGGACCGAACTGTAAAGTTTTGGGATTTGGAAACTTTTGAAATGATTGGATCTGTGAGACGTGAG GCTACAGGAGTACGGTCAATTGCCTTTCATCCTGATGGAAGGACTTTATTTTGTGGACTAGATGATAGTTTGAAG GTTTATTCATGGGAACCTGTAATTTGTCATGATTCCATTGATATGGGATGGTCAACGCTTGGTGATCTCTGCATTCATGACGGAAAACTTTTGGGTGGTACATATTACCAAAACTCAGTTGGAGTTTGGGTTGCAGATATTTCG CTCATTGAACCCTATGGTATGAATGCCGAGCGGAATAGCAACTTGGAGCAGAAACGTGAACACAAGGAAAGTACTGTGGAGATGTTAGGGAGcaatagaaattcaaattctagTCTTCGCTGCTCATCTCCTGATTTTGATTCCAAAGAgataaagaatatatatgttgACA GTGAAGATCCTGTCACTACAAAGAAGGTTGCTTCATTTCCACCTCCTGAAGTTATTCCATCACCTGATCCTAAGGAGAGTGATCTTCTATCCACTCAGAAGCAGAATTCTGTTAAAGTGATGCACACAAAACCTACCAACAATAAATCTTTCATTGCCCCAGTTCTTGTGCCTCATGATAGTCCAGATGGAAAAGACTTTGCCAGTTCTAGAAGGGAAACTATTTCCACTACCAGGGCCAGTGCGCCTAAGCCATCTCATTTAAGACGGCCATCAAACAACTTTGATATGGAGAAGACAATTGAAACAGAGTTAGCTGAGAATGTCTCCAATGAAAATGACTCAACAATTAAAAATGATGAAGAGAAGTCTGAGAAAACCTCGTTACAGTCAGCAATTCCAGATCAGGGAAATG GTAATGCTGCCTTGGAGAGCACTAAAGGGTTGAGTTCTGTTAAAGTTGTCAATGGAG TGGCTGTGGTGCGAGGAAGGACACGCAGTCTGGTTGAGAGATTTGAGAGAAGAGAGATATCGCAAGTTAATGATGCTAGCAGTCCTGAAACAGTTCTTTATCCTAAACCTGAGGAA GTTGAGAGGGTTGATAGAACAGAAAGGTCAAAAGCTGATGATTCCCATACTACTGATACAGTTCCTCATTCTAAACCTGAGGAAACAAAACCACCTCCTTTGCCT GTTGAGAGGGTTGATAGAACAGGAACCTTAAAAGCTGATGATTCCCGTACTACTGATACAGTTCCTCGTTCTAAACCTGAGGAAACAAAACCACCTCCTTCGCCT GTTGAGAAATTTAATCGAAGAGAAAGGTTGAAAGCTGATGCTGCACAAATTCCTGATTCAGTTCCTCGTTCTAAACCTGAGCCAACAAAAACACCTCCTTCGCCT GTCAAGAGATTTGATAGAAGGGAGAGATTGAGAGCTGATGCTGCACGAATTCATAATACAGTTCCTCATTCTAAACCTGAGGAAGCAAAACGATCTCCTTTGCCG GTTGAGAGATTTGATAGAAGAGAGAGGTTGAAAGCTGGTGATGCTCATAGTTCTGATACAGTTCTGTACTTTAAACCTGAGGAAGCAAAAGAAACCCCTTTGCCG ATTACTAATACGCAAATTGTGGGAAGGGATGAAACAGCTGAAAGTGATAATAATATCATTGAAAATCTGATGCAAAATCATGACATCCTTTTAAGTACATTTAGGTCGCGCCTGACAAAGTTGCAG GTAGTTCGACATTTTTGGGAACGGAATGACATTAAGGGTGCTATCAATGCCTTGAAAAAGTTGCCTGATCATTCT GTACAAGCAGATGTAGTCAGTGTTCTCATTGAAAGAATGGAGGTTATTACCTTagatttgttttcttctttacttCCCGTGCTATTGGCCTTACTAGACAGCAAGATTGAAAG ACATGCAAATGTTTCTCTGGAGATGCTGTTGAAGCTTGTGGCAATCTTTGGTCCAATGGTCCGATCAGCTGCTTCTGCACGTCCATCTGTAGGTGTTGATCTTCATGCCGAGCAGAG AATTGAGTGCTGCAGACAGTGCTTGGCGCATCTCCAAATTATCCAAAAGATTATTCCGACACTCATACA GAGGGGTGGTTTGGTGGCAAAATCTGCACTTCAACTAAATCTTGTTCTTCAGCAATGA
- the LOC116029951 gene encoding katanin p80 WD40 repeat-containing subunit B1 homolog isoform X1, translated as MAKRGYKLQEFVAHSGNVNCLRFGKKTCRMFLTGGDDHSVNLWSIGKPTSTSTLSGHTSPVESIAFDSAEILVAAGSSSGLVKLWDLEDTKMIRTLSGHRSYCTALEFHPFGEFFASGSMDTNLKIWDIRKKGCIHTYKGHTRGISTIRFTPDGRWVVSGGFDNVVKIWDLTAGKLLHDFKFHEGHIRSIDFHPLEFLLATGSADRTVKFWDLETFEMIGSVRREATGVRSIAFHPDGRTLFCGLDDSLKVYSWEPVICHDSIDMGWSTLGDLCIHDGKLLGGTYYQNSVGVWVADISLIEPYGMNAERNSNLEQKREHKESTVEMLGSNRNSNSSLRCSSPDFDSKEIKNIYVDSEDPVTTKKVASFPPPEVIPSPDPKESDLLSTQKQNSVKVMHTKPTNNKSFIAPVLVPHDSPDGKDFASSRRETISTTRASAPKPSHLRRPSNNFDMEKTIETELAENVSNENDSTIKNDEEKSEKTSLQSAIPDQGNGNAALESTKGLSSVKVVNGVAVVRGRTRSLVERFERREISQVNDASSPETVLYPKPEEVKTSPLPVERVDRTERSKADDSHTTDTVPHSKPEETKPPPLPVERVDRTGTLKADDSRTTDTVPRSKPEETKPPPSPVEKFNRRERLKADAAQIPDSVPRSKPEPTKTPPSPVKRFDRRERLRADAARIHNTVPHSKPEEAKRSPLPVERFDRRERLKAGDAHSSDTVLYFKPEEAKETPLPITNTQIVGRDETAESDNNIIENLMQNHDILLSTFRSRLTKLQVVRHFWERNDIKGAINALKKLPDHSVQADVVSVLIERMEVITLDLFSSLLPVLLALLDSKIERHANVSLEMLLKLVAIFGPMVRSAASARPSVGVDLHAEQRIECCRQCLAHLQIIQKIIPTLIQRGGLVAKSALQLNLVLQQ; from the exons ATGGCGAAGCGTGGATATAAATTGC AGGAGTTTGTGGCGCATTCCGGGAATGTGAACTGTTTAAGGTTTGGGAAGAAGACATGTCGGATGTTCCTCACTGGGGGTGATGATCACAGTGTGAATCTTTGGTCCATTGGCAAACCAACCTCCACATCT ACCCTATCTGGCCACACAAGTCCAGTAGAGTCTATAGCTTTTGATTCAGCTGAGATTTTAGTGGCTGCTGGATCTTCATCCGGGTTAGTAAAGCTGTGGGATCTAGAAGATACAAAAA TGATTCGCACGCTTAGTGGACACAGATCCTATTGCACTGCTCTTGAATTTCATCCATTTGGTGAATTTTTTGCTTCTGGTTCTATGGACACTAATCTAAAGATATGGGATATAAGAAAGAAAGGATGCATACACACATACAAAGGGCACACGCGAGGAATTAGCACCATAAGATTCACTCCTGATGGTCGGTGGGTAGTTTCTGGTGGATTCGACAATGTTGTTAAG ATATGGGATCTAACGGCTGGAAAGCTTTTACATGATTTCAAGTTCCATGAAGGACATATTCGATCCATAGATTTCCATCCTCTTGAGTTTCTTCTAGCAACAG GTTCAGCGGACCGAACTGTAAAGTTTTGGGATTTGGAAACTTTTGAAATGATTGGATCTGTGAGACGTGAG GCTACAGGAGTACGGTCAATTGCCTTTCATCCTGATGGAAGGACTTTATTTTGTGGACTAGATGATAGTTTGAAG GTTTATTCATGGGAACCTGTAATTTGTCATGATTCCATTGATATGGGATGGTCAACGCTTGGTGATCTCTGCATTCATGACGGAAAACTTTTGGGTGGTACATATTACCAAAACTCAGTTGGAGTTTGGGTTGCAGATATTTCG CTCATTGAACCCTATGGTATGAATGCCGAGCGGAATAGCAACTTGGAGCAGAAACGTGAACACAAGGAAAGTACTGTGGAGATGTTAGGGAGcaatagaaattcaaattctagTCTTCGCTGCTCATCTCCTGATTTTGATTCCAAAGAgataaagaatatatatgttgACA GTGAAGATCCTGTCACTACAAAGAAGGTTGCTTCATTTCCACCTCCTGAAGTTATTCCATCACCTGATCCTAAGGAGAGTGATCTTCTATCCACTCAGAAGCAGAATTCTGTTAAAGTGATGCACACAAAACCTACCAACAATAAATCTTTCATTGCCCCAGTTCTTGTGCCTCATGATAGTCCAGATGGAAAAGACTTTGCCAGTTCTAGAAGGGAAACTATTTCCACTACCAGGGCCAGTGCGCCTAAGCCATCTCATTTAAGACGGCCATCAAACAACTTTGATATGGAGAAGACAATTGAAACAGAGTTAGCTGAGAATGTCTCCAATGAAAATGACTCAACAATTAAAAATGATGAAGAGAAGTCTGAGAAAACCTCGTTACAGTCAGCAATTCCAGATCAGGGAAATG GTAATGCTGCCTTGGAGAGCACTAAAGGGTTGAGTTCTGTTAAAGTTGTCAATGGAG TGGCTGTGGTGCGAGGAAGGACACGCAGTCTGGTTGAGAGATTTGAGAGAAGAGAGATATCGCAAGTTAATGATGCTAGCAGTCCTGAAACAGTTCTTTATCCTAAACCTGAGGAAGTAAAAACATCCCCTTTACCG GTTGAGAGGGTTGATAGAACAGAAAGGTCAAAAGCTGATGATTCCCATACTACTGATACAGTTCCTCATTCTAAACCTGAGGAAACAAAACCACCTCCTTTGCCT GTTGAGAGGGTTGATAGAACAGGAACCTTAAAAGCTGATGATTCCCGTACTACTGATACAGTTCCTCGTTCTAAACCTGAGGAAACAAAACCACCTCCTTCGCCT GTTGAGAAATTTAATCGAAGAGAAAGGTTGAAAGCTGATGCTGCACAAATTCCTGATTCAGTTCCTCGTTCTAAACCTGAGCCAACAAAAACACCTCCTTCGCCT GTCAAGAGATTTGATAGAAGGGAGAGATTGAGAGCTGATGCTGCACGAATTCATAATACAGTTCCTCATTCTAAACCTGAGGAAGCAAAACGATCTCCTTTGCCG GTTGAGAGATTTGATAGAAGAGAGAGGTTGAAAGCTGGTGATGCTCATAGTTCTGATACAGTTCTGTACTTTAAACCTGAGGAAGCAAAAGAAACCCCTTTGCCG ATTACTAATACGCAAATTGTGGGAAGGGATGAAACAGCTGAAAGTGATAATAATATCATTGAAAATCTGATGCAAAATCATGACATCCTTTTAAGTACATTTAGGTCGCGCCTGACAAAGTTGCAG GTAGTTCGACATTTTTGGGAACGGAATGACATTAAGGGTGCTATCAATGCCTTGAAAAAGTTGCCTGATCATTCT GTACAAGCAGATGTAGTCAGTGTTCTCATTGAAAGAATGGAGGTTATTACCTTagatttgttttcttctttacttCCCGTGCTATTGGCCTTACTAGACAGCAAGATTGAAAG ACATGCAAATGTTTCTCTGGAGATGCTGTTGAAGCTTGTGGCAATCTTTGGTCCAATGGTCCGATCAGCTGCTTCTGCACGTCCATCTGTAGGTGTTGATCTTCATGCCGAGCAGAG AATTGAGTGCTGCAGACAGTGCTTGGCGCATCTCCAAATTATCCAAAAGATTATTCCGACACTCATACA GAGGGGTGGTTTGGTGGCAAAATCTGCACTTCAACTAAATCTTGTTCTTCAGCAATGA
- the LOC116029951 gene encoding katanin p80 WD40 repeat-containing subunit B1 homolog isoform X3, whose amino-acid sequence MDTNLKIWDIRKKGCIHTYKGHTRGISTIRFTPDGRWVVSGGFDNVVKIWDLTAGKLLHDFKFHEGHIRSIDFHPLEFLLATGSADRTVKFWDLETFEMIGSVRREATGVRSIAFHPDGRTLFCGLDDSLKVYSWEPVICHDSIDMGWSTLGDLCIHDGKLLGGTYYQNSVGVWVADISLIEPYGMNAERNSNLEQKREHKESTVEMLGSNRNSNSSLRCSSPDFDSKEIKNIYVDSEDPVTTKKVASFPPPEVIPSPDPKESDLLSTQKQNSVKVMHTKPTNNKSFIAPVLVPHDSPDGKDFASSRRETISTTRASAPKPSHLRRPSNNFDMEKTIETELAENVSNENDSTIKNDEEKSEKTSLQSAIPDQGNGNAALESTKGLSSVKVVNGVAVVRGRTRSLVERFERREISQVNDASSPETVLYPKPEEVKTSPLPVERVDRTERSKADDSHTTDTVPHSKPEETKPPPLPVERVDRTGTLKADDSRTTDTVPRSKPEETKPPPSPVEKFNRRERLKADAAQIPDSVPRSKPEPTKTPPSPVKRFDRRERLRADAARIHNTVPHSKPEEAKRSPLPVERFDRRERLKAGDAHSSDTVLYFKPEEAKETPLPITNTQIVGRDETAESDNNIIENLMQNHDILLSTFRSRLTKLQVVRHFWERNDIKGAINALKKLPDHSVQADVVSVLIERMEVITLDLFSSLLPVLLALLDSKIERHANVSLEMLLKLVAIFGPMVRSAASARPSVGVDLHAEQRIECCRQCLAHLQIIQKIIPTLIQRGGLVAKSALQLNLVLQQ is encoded by the exons ATGGACACTAATCTAAAGATATGGGATATAAGAAAGAAAGGATGCATACACACATACAAAGGGCACACGCGAGGAATTAGCACCATAAGATTCACTCCTGATGGTCGGTGGGTAGTTTCTGGTGGATTCGACAATGTTGTTAAG ATATGGGATCTAACGGCTGGAAAGCTTTTACATGATTTCAAGTTCCATGAAGGACATATTCGATCCATAGATTTCCATCCTCTTGAGTTTCTTCTAGCAACAG GTTCAGCGGACCGAACTGTAAAGTTTTGGGATTTGGAAACTTTTGAAATGATTGGATCTGTGAGACGTGAG GCTACAGGAGTACGGTCAATTGCCTTTCATCCTGATGGAAGGACTTTATTTTGTGGACTAGATGATAGTTTGAAG GTTTATTCATGGGAACCTGTAATTTGTCATGATTCCATTGATATGGGATGGTCAACGCTTGGTGATCTCTGCATTCATGACGGAAAACTTTTGGGTGGTACATATTACCAAAACTCAGTTGGAGTTTGGGTTGCAGATATTTCG CTCATTGAACCCTATGGTATGAATGCCGAGCGGAATAGCAACTTGGAGCAGAAACGTGAACACAAGGAAAGTACTGTGGAGATGTTAGGGAGcaatagaaattcaaattctagTCTTCGCTGCTCATCTCCTGATTTTGATTCCAAAGAgataaagaatatatatgttgACA GTGAAGATCCTGTCACTACAAAGAAGGTTGCTTCATTTCCACCTCCTGAAGTTATTCCATCACCTGATCCTAAGGAGAGTGATCTTCTATCCACTCAGAAGCAGAATTCTGTTAAAGTGATGCACACAAAACCTACCAACAATAAATCTTTCATTGCCCCAGTTCTTGTGCCTCATGATAGTCCAGATGGAAAAGACTTTGCCAGTTCTAGAAGGGAAACTATTTCCACTACCAGGGCCAGTGCGCCTAAGCCATCTCATTTAAGACGGCCATCAAACAACTTTGATATGGAGAAGACAATTGAAACAGAGTTAGCTGAGAATGTCTCCAATGAAAATGACTCAACAATTAAAAATGATGAAGAGAAGTCTGAGAAAACCTCGTTACAGTCAGCAATTCCAGATCAGGGAAATG GTAATGCTGCCTTGGAGAGCACTAAAGGGTTGAGTTCTGTTAAAGTTGTCAATGGAG TGGCTGTGGTGCGAGGAAGGACACGCAGTCTGGTTGAGAGATTTGAGAGAAGAGAGATATCGCAAGTTAATGATGCTAGCAGTCCTGAAACAGTTCTTTATCCTAAACCTGAGGAAGTAAAAACATCCCCTTTACCG GTTGAGAGGGTTGATAGAACAGAAAGGTCAAAAGCTGATGATTCCCATACTACTGATACAGTTCCTCATTCTAAACCTGAGGAAACAAAACCACCTCCTTTGCCT GTTGAGAGGGTTGATAGAACAGGAACCTTAAAAGCTGATGATTCCCGTACTACTGATACAGTTCCTCGTTCTAAACCTGAGGAAACAAAACCACCTCCTTCGCCT GTTGAGAAATTTAATCGAAGAGAAAGGTTGAAAGCTGATGCTGCACAAATTCCTGATTCAGTTCCTCGTTCTAAACCTGAGCCAACAAAAACACCTCCTTCGCCT GTCAAGAGATTTGATAGAAGGGAGAGATTGAGAGCTGATGCTGCACGAATTCATAATACAGTTCCTCATTCTAAACCTGAGGAAGCAAAACGATCTCCTTTGCCG GTTGAGAGATTTGATAGAAGAGAGAGGTTGAAAGCTGGTGATGCTCATAGTTCTGATACAGTTCTGTACTTTAAACCTGAGGAAGCAAAAGAAACCCCTTTGCCG ATTACTAATACGCAAATTGTGGGAAGGGATGAAACAGCTGAAAGTGATAATAATATCATTGAAAATCTGATGCAAAATCATGACATCCTTTTAAGTACATTTAGGTCGCGCCTGACAAAGTTGCAG GTAGTTCGACATTTTTGGGAACGGAATGACATTAAGGGTGCTATCAATGCCTTGAAAAAGTTGCCTGATCATTCT GTACAAGCAGATGTAGTCAGTGTTCTCATTGAAAGAATGGAGGTTATTACCTTagatttgttttcttctttacttCCCGTGCTATTGGCCTTACTAGACAGCAAGATTGAAAG ACATGCAAATGTTTCTCTGGAGATGCTGTTGAAGCTTGTGGCAATCTTTGGTCCAATGGTCCGATCAGCTGCTTCTGCACGTCCATCTGTAGGTGTTGATCTTCATGCCGAGCAGAG AATTGAGTGCTGCAGACAGTGCTTGGCGCATCTCCAAATTATCCAAAAGATTATTCCGACACTCATACA GAGGGGTGGTTTGGTGGCAAAATCTGCACTTCAACTAAATCTTGTTCTTCAGCAATGA